A genomic segment from Aspergillus puulaauensis MK2 DNA, chromosome 1, nearly complete sequence encodes:
- the RPL29 gene encoding 60S ribosomal protein eL29 (COG:J;~EggNog:ENOG410PRZJ;~InterPro:IPR002673;~PFAM:PF01779;~go_component: GO:0005840 - ribosome [Evidence IEA];~go_function: GO:0003735 - structural constituent of ribosome [Evidence IEA];~go_process: GO:0006412 - translation [Evidence IEA]), with protein MAKSKNASQHHNSQKAHRNGIKKPKTNRYPSLRGVDAKFRRNHRHALHGTAKALKERKEGKREIA; from the exons ATGGCCA AGTCAAAGAACGCCTCCCAGCACCACAACAGCCAGAAGGCTCACCGTAACGG TATCAAGAAGCCTAAGACCAACCGTTACCCCTCTCTCCGTGGTGTCGATGCCAAGTTCCGCCGCAACCACAGACACGCTCTTCACGGTACCGCTAAGGCCCTG AAGGAGCGCAAGGAGGGCAAGCGTGAGATCGCATAA
- the flbD gene encoding putative MYB family conidiophore development protein FlbD (COG:K;~EggNog:ENOG410PPPF;~InterPro:IPR001005,IPR009057,IPR017930;~PFAM:PF00249,PF13921), with the protein MAPTHRRGPWVPEEDQLLLQLVREQGPNNWVRISQHMHYRSPKQCRERFHQNLKPSLNREPISAEEGLVIERMVGEMGKCWAEIARRLGNRSDNAVKNWWNGSMNRKRRGLHTVGSPTQTHSRTPNGRIEPPYHRASLASSPILRSRFPSISHDMPFTSWTKSSAPSRRESCSTASTYSRQLTPLYTLPALNRPVDAPLTSPAFSDTSNAPSLEPPSMVSDHNSVSSSSPRTVASPQLLPLPVDTRYQYAELPRPQTSDELYFSNFPGKLPEPSKPYWLSSEEKIESRRDSRMGLDNLLN; encoded by the coding sequence ATGGCCCCCACTCACCGTCGCGGACCTTGGGTCCCTGAAGAGGACCAGTTGCTCCTCCAGCTTGTCCGCGAGCAAGGCCCCAACAACTGGGTTCGCATCTCTCAACACATGCACTACCGCTCTCCCAAGCAGTGCCGGGAGCGCTTCCACCAGAACCTGAAACCCTCATTGAACCGCGAGCCGATCTCTGCGGAAGAGGGCTTGGTGATTGAACGCATGGTTGGCGAGATGGGCAAGTGCTGGGCGGAGATTGCGCGGCGACTTGGGAACCGCAGCGACAACGCTGTGAAGAACTGGTGGAACGGCAGCATGAACCGCAAGCGCAGAGGCCTTCACACCGTGGGCTCTCCGACCCAGACTCACTCTCGCACTCCCAACGGCCGCATCGAGCCGCCATACCACCGCGCCTCACTGGCCAGCAGCCCCATCCTCCGCTCTCgattcccctccatctcccacgACATGCCCTTTACTTCCTGGACGAAATCATCCGCGCCTTCTCGCAGGGAATCCTGCTCAACCGCCTCGACCTACTCCCGTCAACTCACCCCTCTCTACACTCTTCCTGCTCTCAACCGGCCTGTCGACGCACCCTTGACGTCGCCTGCTTTCTCAGACACTTCCAACGCCCCGTCGCTCGAACCCCCGTCAATGGTCTCTGACCACAactctgtttcttcttcctctcctcgcaCCGTCGCCTCGCCACagctcctccctcttccagtGGACACTCGGTATCAGTACGCTGAGCTGCCGCGGCCGCAAACATCAGACGAACTGtacttctccaacttcccaGGGAAACTGCCCGAACCCTCAAAACCCTACTGGCTCTCTTCTGAAGAGAAGATCGAATCCCGGCGTGACTCGCGAATGGGCCTCGACAACTTATTGAACTGA